A DNA window from Paralichthys olivaceus isolate ysfri-2021 chromosome 11, ASM2471397v2, whole genome shotgun sequence contains the following coding sequences:
- the aadac gene encoding arylacetamide deacetylase, giving the protein MRLGSIILLVALCSFTAYYIYEPIPEEIEERWKLMLTNCFFRSLSHLADLSELLGLKDYMGVMYFITLAERVVPVSDQHVKVTEENFDGVEVVLYQPKQQGGGEELRRAIIYLHGGGWCLGSSRMSPYDLLARELVTELDAVVLSVEYRLAPAHHFPVPYEDVYRVVKHFLQKGVLAQYSVDPGRIAVSGDSAGGNLAAAVSQQLLKEPGEQIQLKAQALIYPVLQALDLNTPSYQQNQDMPILPRTLMVRFWSEYFTSDKALFRAMMANTHNNHESSSLLKFVNWSAFLPETYHREYNYSAPAVVQGVGGEATGMDGPSRSLADPRASPLLVPDMALHSLPKAYIMTCEYDVLRDDGIMYVTRLRAAGVEVSHEHYDTGFHGALMFTVWPTDFLIARRMTDNYIKWLKENL; this is encoded by the exons ATGAGGTTGGGAAGCATCATTTTACTCGTCGCCCTCTGCTCGTTTACCGCTTATTATATTTATGAGCCCATTCCCGAGGAGATAGAGGAGAGATGGAAACTCATGCTGACCAACTGCTTCTTCAGAAGTCTCAGCCACCTG GCAGACCTCAGTGAATTGCTGGGGCTGAAGGACTACATGGGGGTAATGTACTTCATTACTCTGGCTGAAAGGGTGGTGCCCGTGTCCGACCAGCACGTCAAGGTTACAGAGGAAAATTTTGACGGAGTCGAGGTGGTGCTCTACCAGCCAAAGCAACAGGGCGGTGGTGAAGAACTCAGGAGAGCCATCATATACCTGCACGGTGGAGGATGGTGTCTTGGCAGCTCCC GAATGAGTCCATACGATCTCCTGGCCAGAGAATTAGTCACTGAGCTTGATGCAGTTGTTCTTTCTGTGGA GTACCGCCTCGCCCCTGCTCACCACTTCCCCGTACCGTATGAGGACGTGTACCGTGTGGTCAAACACTTCCTCCAGAAGGGGGTGCTGGCCCAGTACTCTGTGGACCCAGGACGCATAGCTGTGTCTGGGGATAGTGCTGGAGGGAACCTGGCAGCTGCCGTCTCTCAACAG ttACTAAAAGAGCCTGGAGAGCAGATTCAGTTGAAGGCCCAGGCGCTCATCTACCCGGTGCTCCAGGCGCTGGACCTCAACACTCCTTCATATCAGCAGAACCAGGACATGCCCATTCTACCCCGGACCCTCATGGTGCGGTTCTGGAGCGAGTACTTCACCAGCGACAAAGCTCTTTTCAGAGCCATGATGGCGAACACCCACAACAACCACGAGTCTTCCAGCCTGCTGAAGTTTGTCAACTGGAGCGCCTTCCTTCCAGAAACGTACCACAGAGAATACAACTACAGTGCGCCCGCTGTGGTGCAGGGAGTCGGGGGGGAGGCAACGGGGATGGACGGACCGTCTCGATCTTTGGCTGACCCGAGGGCGTCGCCTCTGCTGGTTCCAGACATGGCCTTACACTCTCTGCCCAAGGCCTACATTATGACATGTGAGTATGACGTTCTCCGAGATGATGGCATCATGTATGTCACACGGCTCCGGGCTGCTGGTGTCGAGGTGTCACACGAACACTATGACACAGGATTTCACGGAGCGCTGATGTTCACTGTGTGGCCCACTGACTTCCTGATTGCACGCCGCATGACAGACAACTATATCAAATGGCTCAAGGAAAACTTGTAA